tttattttgattatcttaACTCAGGTGATGCCTGTTGATATCAGCTTAGAAGATGGAAGGGAGCAGTTGAAGAAGAGTGGGCTTGGTAAAGTCATTATGTTTCTTTCAAAATCAGACGAGGAAACCACTGCCAATCGAAAACTTGCCAAGCATTTGGTCCAAAACTGGTGTCGAACCATATTCAACAAGACTACAAGCTACTGTAACCTCAGAAACAGCGTAATTCCAAGGACGAAGAAGCCATTAATGAAGCAATCAACAAGGGTAGAATTGAGGGAGGCAGATTTAGATTTGGAAGGTCCTCGCAGGCCATGTTCATCAGGAACAGCAAGCGGTTCTGTTTCAGTGCCTGAACCAGCACCGTGCGTTTATGAGGTGAACCCTCTAACAAATTTCAAACCAGAGGTTGCAAGACGTTATCGGAGATCTAGAGAAGTGAGAGAAAGCGAGTGCTTTGGAAGGATAGAGAAGAAGATGAGTGGATTGAAAAAATCGAATAAGAAGAAGACTCTGCAAGCTCCAAAACCTGCTGTTTTGTAGACTATAAACAGGATACGCAATGAACAATGTTTCggataatactataaaattgaGTTATGTTGTTTCGtccaatcaaaattaaatttgatttcaatattaattattatagttTGTATTCAAATGTGAGCAAATAATTTGTTGAATATTGACTTATTAATTAAGTCGTTAAATGTCATATCATAAGATTTTCCATTTTGCTTTTTGGGCTCATCAATCATTTTCACTGCTAGCTCTcaacattaattaattagttgacTCCACAGTCAATCAATCCATTTTAATGTCTTCATGGAGttaataattatgattttgtaaaCTTCCTAGGTTTAATGGTTTAATGGTTTAATAGTTAATGTGTTTATCATTTCAGGTGTAATATAAGTTTGAGTTACACTAGTTGCATTTACATTAAgattttatcttattataatttactaaaaagtttatgttttttgatttttttcttattactttttttatatttgatagtTATATTGACcttgattaaattatgatttaattagtatcaaagtggtaaaataaataaattttctcaacaCACATATATTTCCTTACaatatttaatctcaaaattaattcgtgttaattttataagtaaaaaaaagcctaatgatttatttgacccttcaatttcataaaaaaaagtcatttaaatctactatttaatttttaccccttaaacttgtgtttttttgtcaaatcaccttaAAATGTGTAACACTCTATACCCGGCCTAGACGATAAGGTCAAGCCTGGGAAGCTACctccattatttttttaaagcacAATATTCcgaaatttagttttaaagcaAAACCAAAAAGAGTTAACAACCGTAAAACATAATACGTCAATTATTATCCTACAACATCGCATATCTTAAAATTACTTGAAATAGGCTAGTGATACTAATGAtaataaagatgataaatagTATGACCGAGCTTCCAATTAGTCGACCCGATCAAGTTTGTGGGTTAACTATAGTACAGGCAATAGAAAAAATGAATTATGATcttataaagaaataattataagttcaAACAGATTTAGGTTAGGCCCAGTAAAATCCTAAATTCGAATTCGAAGTCAGATCCAGAAggtaaatcattcaatttaacatatcGGAACAGCTTAGACAGATAGTTAGTCAGATTATTCTCATATACAGAATAGATCAGAATATATGCAGTTTTCCTATCCCTCACCCGCTATACACAATCTCCGACCGGCCTTACATACCAAATAGGTTATTGaatacccatccaaccctacacaccaaaCAGTATCGGTATGACACATTCCTATAATTGCAGACTAGCTGCCAGATCAGAATACAAATACCAATGGTTTAGTCACTGTCTTAGAACATAATACTCCCTCCTTTACTTAATCCCACCAAATGCAGATGCAGATTTCAAGTACTAGTCAATATAGAGGCCTACACGACCATTCAGATATAGTTCATACTAGTACAGACTATATCATTAACaattatgtatgcaatatacaGACCCAGATTGTTTTAATACTCAGTCACagataacaaaataatagtGTATACAGTTTAATTTAGTTGTATGGACCCCACAAAAGGCCTACATTCGTTTCAAATGACGCTTGTAGCCTGagggaaaatttcaaattttggtcCACACATCTGTGTGGTCTCACACGGCAAGATAGCTGGTCCATGTGTCCTACGACCTGATGCACATCTAtgtcacatgctcgtgtggtaCTAATTcgtaaacagtgagttacacagcttAGGCAGCGATCGTGTCTTTAACTAGTGTGAACCTTGCACTAAATATTCCCATACACGATCTGGACACGCGCTGGCGTGCATAGCCCATGTGTTTCTAATTCatgaacagtgagttacacgacttgGCACACGACTGTGGCGTTGATAGCCATGTTTCTCAGTGtctaaatttcataaaaactcGACTTTTTGATACGCACCTGAAGTAGCTTCAAAGTAAGAACCACGTAGAGGACTCTCGAGACCTAAAACAACCATTCAATAACCAATTAAGTGATAGTTTGCAACAAACGCTAAGATTAACTTACAACCAAGTTCGTCGAAATGTTTCGACACTAAAATCCCAATTCAAACCATAATTACCTTTACACCAAACTAAAATTCACGAATCTAGAACGTTAGGGGGACCGTTTTCCTCGAGACCTACTCCCAAAGACAATAATCAAACATATAAACAAGGATTTGAATAGTTTAAGCAATAACCAAGAAACTAATTTGGCAAAAGTGATAACAActaactattttataaattgaacaACCAAATTTACGAAACTAAAGGAAACGAACTTACTCGACACCAGCAACAAATAAGAAGTACGAATCTAAGctacaataaaacaaaagagaaaagggaagcaaaagggaaaagaatgaaaagaagaaaaagaaaaagaaagaaagttaaaagggagaggaaaaagaagaacGTTTAAGTCTAATTTAACTATCGATCAGAACATACTTGGGTCAGAACGAACTTGAGCTTTTCAAAACTTGACTGCTACTCGTCAGACCAAACAAACAAGGTATTCTTACATAATAGCTTAGTTAGAGAAGAAACAATAAGAGAAAACCCCTTGACAAACCTACAGTAGTAACCTGTTAAACCTAGGAAACGCCAAAGCTCAAGCACATTCTTCTGTTGTTTCCACTCGGCTACAACTTCAATTTCTTGGGATCAAATCCAATCCCCTCGGCAATCACTACATGCCCCAGAAAGGAAATCTCCTGTAACCAGAATTCACACTTGCTAAACTTAGCAAACAACTACTTCTCATGAAGTATCTGCAGGATAGTACGAAGGTGCTCATCATACTCAGACTCAGACTTAGAATAAATtagaatgtcatcaataaaaactacaACAAACTGATCCAAATATGGCTGGAACAcctgattcattaaatccataaatacagTCGGAGTATTCGTCAAACCGAAGGGCATAACTAGGAACTTGTTATGCCCATAATGAGTCCTGAAGACAGTCTTGTACTCATAGTCTCCTTAACCTTATGCTGATGGTAACCAGAACGGAGGTTAATATCAGAGAAAATAGATGCTCTGAGGAATTGGTTGAATAAATCATTGATCCTTGGTAgcggatacttattctttactgTCAACTTGTTCAGTTGACGGTAATCTATGCACATTCTCGtcgatccatctttcttcttaacaaacaaaATCGGTGTTCCCCACGAAGACacacttcaaaataaaattttcaccattttgtCATTAAACTTTTAGGGcatattcattttagtcacctaaCTATTAAATCTTTAATGGTAGTTAATTATACTTGCCATATCATGTTCacacttttattttggtcatccaATTTTTAGgttgctttcattttagtcactcaaaatttttttaagtattgtttgggataaaagaaaatattaagaattaaagtgaaaagtggtacaaactaaaataatgctttaaaatttgtcaaattgtACTTTTTACCCCATTGTTGAAAGTTCTACTAATTTTTCAatcttgtaattttaaattttgaaacatcaaaatcaattaaataagttattgaaatgtttttatCCCTTGATAGAGTCAacaaatttattactataatattgaaattaattaatttagtctctttttaaattttattttatgcttctaaattaaaaacaactcAAATAAATCATGTCATCAGGGATTATACGGTTTCAGGTGTTGATTTTAGATGTCCTTCCGATGGCTAAGGTTCTACATTTGTTATGAATTCTCTGCAGATCGTGTAAGCAACATTGTGTGGCTTACATCCcgacccatagctcgtgtgagtgGACCCACTTCACAACTCGTGTAAGCATTTTAGATATGGTTACAGTTTCAAATactagcacactttgtgtgagcatgGTTCCCGTGTATCCAATGTGGTTTCATTTGGTTCAACAGGTATTAAAGGTTTAATTCAAGAGAACATAAATATATGATATGTCACatgttaaattatgaagtgGGAAGTATTTGTGTAATTGATTGAAAAGTAATGAATGATACAAtttggaaagatgataaatgtatttttattgatggtcactaaactaactataaatacgacaaatgcaagcgcacctatcgaaccatagtatagctacggtgagtaggaaatatcgtatccacgaggactaaaagtactagtaattactattttttattatttagctaacaaattggagtgattgtttttaatataaaagagTGATGTGATTTGTTGAGCCAGAGTCAGGATACCAGATTGAATCGGCTGTGAAGATGTGGAAGCTCAAAGAGGCATCTGTCTGGAAGAGTTCTGAGGAAACAAGCCACAGCAATGAGACATTGCTTGACAAGCTGGAATTGAAGAAGGACAGCCTGAGCCATGTAACTGATGACAATTTACTTGCATTGAGGTAGGACCTACAATACcagaaaaattttcatcaaacctGTGATAACAGGTCTGAACCATGTGGCCCACCTTACCAAACAACTGACACTGTGGCCTAGTACAAGACCAACCCCTTCCATTTCCATGAGACCTACCACGAGACCAACCCCGACCTTGTCTTCTATAGCCTTGCTTAGAATCCTAAGAATAGTGAGTAGACTTAACAGACTGTTTCGAGCCAACCTTATTGACTTGCTGTCGAGACACTAAATTTGCTTGGCAGGGAACTTCTGTTAACAACTCCAGTTGTCTTGCTTCACAATCAAGTAACATCTCAGTTAACAAATCAAGAGATAAAGGAGTTGCAAAGG
This genomic window from Gossypium raimondii isolate GPD5lz chromosome 10, ASM2569854v1, whole genome shotgun sequence contains:
- the LOC105775580 gene encoding protein IWS1 homolog 1, which encodes MEETSSPGIGLLVEKVMAQMEVAAEEDIELNIQNKPAIRKIQMLPLLTDFLSKKKMQQEFLDHGILTLLKSWLDPLPDGSLPNATLRSFILIILTQVMPVDISLEDGREQLKKSGLGKVIMFLSKSDEETTANRKLAKHLVQNWCRTIFNKTTSYCNLRNSVIPRTKKPLMKQSTRVELREADLDLEGPRRPCSSGTASGSVSVPEPAPCVYEVNPLTNFKPEVARRYRRSREVRESECFGRIEKKMSGLKKSNKKKTLQAPKPAVL